The Balearica regulorum gibbericeps isolate bBalReg1 chromosome 27, bBalReg1.pri, whole genome shotgun sequence genome contains a region encoding:
- the CAPG gene encoding macrophage-capping protein — protein MYTAVPKSGSPFGPDAARPGLHIWRVEKLRPVEVPKATWGVFFSGDAYLVLHNGPDERAHLHLWMGRDSSRDEQGACALLSTQLNALLGERPVTHREVQGNESDVFMEYFPHGITYQEGGVDSAFKPTRPGAGPVRKLYQVKGKKNIRASEQDLSWASFNTGDCFILDLGETLFVWCGARCNVLERSRAQELAAAIRDGERGGKARLEIVADGEEPPEMLQVLGPKPTLQEGSPEEDVVADQRNAGAAILYKVSDATGRMDLSQVAASSPFSQSLLCSDDCFVLDNGAGGKVYVWKGRKANEQERQAALKVAEEVIARMGHSPRTQVEILPQGHETPLFKQFFTSWK, from the exons ATGTACACCGCGGTCCCCAAAAG CGGTTCCCCCTTCGGCCCCGACGCCGCCCGCCCGGGGCTGCACATCTGGCGGGTGGAGAAGCTGCGGCCGGTGGAGGTCCCCAAGGCGACATGGGGCGTCTTCTTCTCGGGGGACGCCTACCTGGTGCTGCACAACGGGCCGGACGAGCGAGCCCACCTCCACCTCTGGATGG GTCGGGATTCCTCGCGGGACGAGCAGGGTGCCTGCGCCCTCCTCTCCACCCAGCTGAACGCGCTGCTGGGCGAGCGCCCTGTGACGCACCGCGAGGTGCAGGGCAACGAGTCCGACGTCTTCATGGAGTACTTCCCCCACGGCATCACCTACCAG GAAGGCGGCGTGGACTCGGCGTTCAAGCCCACCCGCCCCGGCGCCGGCCCCGTGCGCAAACTCTACCAGGTGAAGGGCAAGAAGAACATCCGGGCGAGCGAGCAGGACCTGAGCTGGGCCAGCTTCAACACCGGCGACTGCTTCATCCTCGACCTGGGCGAG aCCCTCTTCGTCTGGTGCGGGGCCAGGTGCAACGTGCTGGAGCGCAGCAGGGCGCAGGAGCTGGCCGCAGCCATCCGGGACGGCGAGCGGGGCGGCAAGGCTCGCCTGGAGATCGTGGCGGATGGCGAGGAGCCACCTGAGATGCTCCAG GTGCTGGGCCCCAAGCCCACCTTGCAGGAGGGCAGCCCCGAGGAGGACGTCGTGGCCGACCAGAGAAACGCGGGGGCAGCCATCCTCTACAAG GTGTCGGACGCGACGGGGCGCATGGACCTGAGCCAGGTGGCCGCCAGCAGCCCCTTCAGCCAGAGCCTGCTCTGCTCCGACGACTGCTTCGTGCTGGACAACGGTGCTGGCGGGAAGGTCTACGTCTGGAAAG GGCGCAAGGCCAATGAGCAGGAGCGCCAGGCGGCCCTGAAAGTGGCCGAGGAGGTCATCGCCCGCATGGGCCACTCGCCCCGGACACAG GTGGAAATCCTGCCCCAGGGCCACGAGACGCCCCTCTTCAAGCAGTTCTTCACCAGCTGGAAGTGA